The following are encoded in a window of Dehalococcoidales bacterium genomic DNA:
- a CDS encoding phosphoribosyltransferase family protein: MHLPGTRPIFENRYDAGKKLSEKLGEFKKQPVVVLAIPNGGIPVAHHVALELNATLDLIISRKIPIPLAPEGGFGAVTDDGTVILNPDVLKRINLNESQINYQVSRVRNDIQQRSIIYRSSRPVSVLTSKIAVLVDDGLASGYTMMAAIESVRRKKPKMVIAAVPVASAMAVKQVEKVADRVITVVTDYSPRFYVSDYYRYWNVLNDREGLECYQEWHRRRYQTSIDTDRRNHHVPPSGY, encoded by the coding sequence ATGCATCTACCGGGTACCAGGCCAATTTTTGAAAACCGCTATGATGCCGGCAAAAAACTTTCCGAAAAATTGGGTGAGTTTAAAAAACAGCCGGTAGTCGTGCTGGCGATACCCAATGGAGGGATACCAGTCGCACACCATGTAGCCCTGGAGCTTAATGCAACACTGGATTTGATAATATCCCGCAAGATCCCCATTCCTCTTGCCCCTGAAGGAGGATTTGGTGCTGTAACAGATGACGGCACTGTGATACTCAACCCAGATGTTCTAAAGCGTATTAATCTGAACGAGTCTCAAATCAATTACCAGGTCAGCCGAGTGCGCAATGACATCCAGCAAAGAAGTATCATCTACCGCTCTTCGAGGCCGGTTTCGGTTCTCACTTCCAAGATTGCAGTACTGGTAGATGATGGCCTGGCTTCCGGATATACGATGATGGCCGCAATCGAATCAGTGAGAAGAAAAAAACCCAAGATGGTAATAGCAGCCGTACCAGTAGCTTCTGCCATGGCGGTAAAACAGGTAGAAAAGGTTGCCGACAGGGTTATAACCGTAGTTACTGATTATTCACCCCGGTTTTATGTATCCGATTATTATCGTTACTGGAACGTTCTAAATGACCGCGAAGGTCTTGAGTGCTACCAGGAATGGCACCGCCGCAGGTACCAAACCAGCATTGACACCGACCGTCGCAATCACCACGTTCCGCCTTCTGGTTATTAG